The nucleotide sequence CTTGTACAGCTGGTACAGCGCCTCGGGGACCATGTCCGCCGTGAAGCCGTCCGAGTTGAAGTAGAGCGCCAGCTCCTCGCGCGGAACCACCTCGTTCACCGGCGTGTGGTTCATTCTGAGGTGCGTCTCCAGCTCGCCATTCACCAGGCCCGCGTTGGAGAACACCGTGAGGCCCCACGTGAAGTCGTCGTGCGAGTACAGGGCCGACTGGATGCGCAGCCGCTTCATGTCGATCTTGTGCACGCCCAGCGAGCTGCGCGTGACCGGCACCGCGGTGGGCATGCCCACCTGCCAGTCCTGCACCCGGTTGCCGTTGATGAGCAGCTCTCCCTCCTCCAGCGAGTGGGACAGGTCCTCGGTGGGCGAGTGCCCCGCGACCAGGGTGATGACGTCGTCCGGGTTCTCGTACACCGCGGCGAAGTGCAGCCCGCCGCCGCCCGACTGGAACCGGTGCGCCATGATGGCCGGCGGGTCCTCCGCGTCCATCGTGCCGGGAGACGGCCGCAGGTCCGCGCGCCGCACCACCCAGAACACCGCCTGCGGATAGGACGGCTCCGCCGTCAGCCACTCCACCAGCCGCTTCGAGCCCGGCAGCCACGGCGCCACCGCCTGGCTGGCGATCTGCCAGAAGTTGATGGGGAAGTTCGAGTCCAGGAGGATGACGTAGTCGCGCGTCGCCGCAATCTGGTGCAGCGACGCCGTCACCACCGGCTTGCCCGTGGCCGCGTCGATGAGCTTCCAGTGGTGCAGCCGGTTCTCCCACGTGTCCCAGCTCACCAGCTGTGTGTAGCCCGCGCCCAGCGGCCACTTCGGCCCGTGGTTGGTGAAGAAGAGGCGCGGCCGCTGCTGGTTCGGTGACTCGGGCGAAATCGGCTGGGCGGGCTCCGGGTCGAACGCCGGGTGCGCGGTGCTCTGCAGCAGCGGGAAGGCCCACGGCGCGGGGATGGCCGTCTTCCACTCGCGCCGGTAGCCCAGCGGCGTGTAGGCCTCCAGCGTCTTCGGGTGGATGGCCCACGGGCGCCCCGCGTCCGTCGTCACCAGCAGCATCTTCTCGCCCTCGACGAGGAAGGGCGCCGTGTTCGGCGTCTCCTGGACGCCGAGCGTGAGCGAGACATCCGCCAGCGTGGTGTCCCGGAACTGGTTGAGGTAGCGCGTCAGGGGGCCGCGCGCCGTGGCGCCCGCGTCCACCGACTGACGTGCGTAGTAGGACGGCGTGCGCATGGTGGCGGAGGTGAACTTCGCCCCGCCCCCGAGGAAGTCGAGCCGCAGCACCAGCCCGTCCGAGGCGAGGGCGGGGGAGCCCGCGTGGACGCTCGGGCCCGCGACGAAGACGTGACCCTGCAGGTCGGGCGGGAGCGCGCCGGCGAGCACCTTCAGGGGCTCGTCCACGTACTCCACCGGGCTGGTGGTCATCGTGTTCCGGGGCATCCCCGGCCGCAGGCCCGGGGGCACGTTCAGCCCGGGATACCCGTGCCCGTCCGGCTGGCGCGGGTCTGCGGGGAGCTCCTCGGGAAGGGCGGGGGCAGCGGGGTTCTTCATGGCGGAGTCTGCTTCACGCATGACGGCTCCTGGGGGCAGGGCGAGGGCACGCCGCGTCGGGGAAGGGGGGCGGCAAGGTATCACGCGTGTCGACAGCGCCGTGTCGGCCGGCCGGCCGTCCGCTCTGGGAGGAAGCGGTGACACCTGTTTCACGCGGTACAACCGGTGTACCGGTGTGAGAAGCTTCCCGGGTCCGCGAGAGCCCCCGCTCTCGCGGCACGGGGCGGACCCCCCCGAGGCCACCACCATGGATGAACACGGCATGTCCGAGCGCCAGACCATTGGCGGCAGGTACGTCCTGGAGCGCAAGCTCGCCGGCGGCGGCATGGGCACCATCTGGGTTGCGCTGGACCCGAAGCTCCAGCGGCGCGTGGCGGTGAAGCTGATGGCGTCGCACGCCGCCCCGGCCCCGCTGTCCCGCCAGCAGTTCGAGTGGGAGGCGCAGGCCATTGCCCGCCTCCAGAACCCGCACGTCATCCAGGTGCATGACTGCGACCTCTCCGGCGACACGCCCTACATCGTGATGGAGCTGCTGGAGGGGGAGGACCTGGAGGCGCTGCTCAACCGCCGGGGCCGCCTGTCGCTGGCCATGGTGGAGCGGCTGCTCACGCAGTCCACGCGCGCGCTGACGGCCGCCCACGCCGCTGGCGTCATCCACCGCGACCTCAAGCCCGCCAACCTCTTCCTCGCGCGCACCGCGAGCGGCGAGCTGGTGAAGGTCCTCGACTTCGGGCTGGCGCTGCTGATGTCCGGTGGCGCGGCGAAGCCCCACCCCGAAGAGGGGATGGCGGGCACGCCCCGCTACATGAGCCCCGAGCAGCTCCGCGGCATCGAGCCCCGGCTGGACCACCGCTGCGACCTGTGGGCCCTGGCCGTCGTCGCGTACCGGGCGCTCACAGGCCAGCACCCGTTCCCCCTGGAGTCCCTGCGGCAGATGCGCCTGGGCAACGCGCCCCCGCCCGCCCCCGCGCCCTCCAGCCTCGTGCCCGAGCTGGGCGCGGAGATGGACGCCTTCTTCGCCCGCGCCCTGGACCCGGACCCCGCGCGGCGCTTCCAGTCCGCGCACGAGCTGGCCTCGGCCTTCACCTCCCGGGTGGAGGCGGGCCGGCCGTCGCGCCCCGCGAAGATCCTCGTCGTCGACGACGAGCCGGACGTCGTGGTGCTGATGGAGCAGAGCTTCCGCAAGCAGATCCGCCGCTCCGTCTACGAGTTCCTCTTCGCGGCCGACGGCGAGGAGGCGCTGGAGCAGCTGCGCCAGCACCCCGACACCCAGGTGGTGCTGTGCGACATCAACATGCCGCGCATGGACGGGCTCACCTTCCTGTCGCGCATCGGTGAAGTCACGTCGCTGACCCGCGTGGTCATCGTCTCCGCGTACGGGGACATGAACAACATCCGCACGGCGATGAACCGGGGCGCGTACGACTTCATCACCAAGCCCATCGACTTCCCGGACCTGGAGGCGACGCTCGTCAAGACGCTGAAGCACGTGCGCGAGCTGCGCAGCACCGTGCGCTCCACGGAGGAGAACGGCCTGCTGCGCATGTTCGTGCCGGGCGGGGTGCTGGAGCGGCTGCCGCCCCTGCTGCAGGGCTCGGACGCGCTGGCGGGGGAGCGGGTGGAGGGCACGGTGGTGTTCATCGACGTGGACGCCTTCACCCCCGTCTTCCACCAGGAGGCGCCCGCGGAGTCGCTGCGCCGGCTCAACGCCAACTTCGAGGCCATCGTCCCGGAGCTGCTGTCCCGGGGTGGCACGGTGGACAAGTTCGTCGGGGACGCGGTGATGACCGTCTTCCGGGGGCCGGGCCACGTGGACCGGGCCATGGAGGCGTGCCTGTCCATCCGGCGGCAGTTGGGGACGCTGGCGGACCGGGGCGGCGAGCACGCCCCATATGCGCACGGCGTCTGCATCGGCCTGGACTCCGGGGACCTGGTCTCCGGCAGCGTCGGCGCCAAGGCGTCCGGCCGGCTGGACTTCACGGTGCTGGGCGACGTGGTGAACACGGCCGCGCGGCTGGCGGCGCTGGCCTCCCGGGGGCAGGTGCTGGTCAGCGCCCGGGCCCGCGAGCGCTCGCGAGAGCCCTTCGAGTACACGCCGCTGGGAGAGCAGCTCGTGCCCGGCGTCGGCACGCCGATGGAGCTGTTCGCGCTGGTGCGCCGCGAGGGCGACAGCCGCGTCGCCCCGGACGAGCCCACGCCCTTCGTGGCGTCCGAGCCCCCCGAGGAGCCCGGGACGCCCGGGCTCGCGGCGCTGCCGTCCCGCTAGCCAGGGCAGGGCGGCGGCCCCGGCTTCGCGGGACTACGTCACGCGCACCGTGGTCTTCATCTCCCGGCCGGTGGCCGGATCCCTCGCGCGCATGGTGAGGATGCCTTCGATGTTCACGTCGAAGGTGATCTCCACCTGCACGGTGCCGGCGCGGGCCTGCTGGATGCCGGAGAACGTGAACTCGCCCAGCAGGTCGTTGCGGGCCACCAGCTCGTTGTCGCCCTGGTAGATGCGCACCGCCAGCTCGGTCTGGTTGTCCACGCTGGTGGTGGCCAGCAGCTGCTTGGCGTTGGGGATGGGTGCGTTGCGCGGGAAGACGACGTGGAACGCGCCGCCGGCCTTCTCCAGGCCGATGGCCATGGGAATCACGTCCAGCAGCTGGATGCGCAGGTTGGTGTCGTCCTGCAGCGAGTGCGCGTAGAGCGCCGCGCCGATGGCCACCGCCTCGTCCGGATGCACGCCCTTGCTGGGCGGCTTGCCGAAGAACTTCGTCAGCCGGTCCTGGACGATGGGCATGCGCGTCTGCCCGCCCACCAGCATCACCTCGTCCACGTCCTTCGTGGACAGCCCGGAGTCCACCAGCACCCGCGCCACCATCTGCAGGGTGCGGTCCACCAACTGGTTGGTGAGCTGCTCCAGCATCTTCCGGGTGAACTTCATCTCGATGTTCAGCGGCTGGCCCTGCGCCGTCATCGTGATGAAGGGGATGTTGAAGGGCACCTCGTCGCGCGCGGACAGGTCAATCTTGGTGCGCTCGGCCAGGTCCTTGATGCGCTGCATCGCCACCGGGTCCGTGGCCAGGTCGATGCCCGTCTTGGCCGCGAAGTCCTTCAGGACGTGGTGGATGATGGCGTTGTCGAAGTCGATGCCGCCCAGGAAGACGTCGCCGCCCGTGGACTTCACCTCGAAGACCCGGTCGCGGATCTCGATGATGGACACGTCGAACGTGCCGCCGCCGAGGTCGTAGATGACGACCTTCTCCTTGAGGTTCTTCCCCACGCCGTACGCCAGCGCCGCGGCGGTGGGCTCGTTGATGATGCGCACCACCTCCAGGTCGATGAGCTTCCCGGCGTCCTTCACCGTCTGGCGCTGCCGGTCGTTGAAGTAGGCCGGGACGGTGACGACCGCCCGCTTGATGGGCATCTTCAGGTAGTTCGACGCGACCTCGCGGATCTTCCCGAGGACCTTGGCGCTGATCTCCTGGAGGGTGAACTCCTTCTTCCCCACGTCCAGGGTGACGTCGTTCTTCTTGCCGGGGCGCATGTTGTACGCCACGACCTTCTTCATCGTGTCCACGACGTCACTGCTGAAGGGCTTCCCCACCAGGCGCTTCGAACCGTAGACGGTGTTGCGCGGGTTGAGCTGCCACTGGCGCTTGGCCTCGTAGCCGATCAGCTCGTTCCCCTTGTCGTCGATGGCGAAGATGGAGGGGATGGTGTACTCGCCCCCCTTGTAGGGGATGAGCTTGACGTTCCCGCTGTCCTCGACGATCGCCGCGCACGAGTTCGTCGTGCCGAGGTCGATGCCGATGATGGGCTCCTTGTGCATCGTGTGTGGACTCCGGGTGGGGGGCGCCGCAGAGAAGCAATGGACCGTACCCCAGCCCGCGCGGGTGCGCGAGTCCGCACACTTCCGGGCCTGCGTCCAGGCCCCCTGCCTCCTCAGGTGGGGGGCTGGGAGGCCCGCCCGCTCCCCCTGGCGGAACCCGGGGGAAGGCCACTGTTCCACTTCCCGGGGAGGGCAGGGGGCCTGGCGGCGCCCCCGGGCTGGCGGGCCCCGAACACAAGCCCTGGGAGGGCCTGGACTTCCGGCGGGCGGGCGGAAGACTTCTCCCACCGTCGCGGTCGTGCGGCCGTCCGGCGCCATGGCTAGATCGAACTGACCCCGTACGAGGAGAGCAGCGTGGACGCGAAGGGCTATCTGCAAGAGGTCGGCTCGCAGGTGAGTGCCGACTTCGTCAAGAACCGGTCGATCCTCTCGTTCGAGGAATACCTCTCGCTCTTCTTCAACGACCCGCGCGCCCAGGCGCGCAACGCGGCCCAGTACCTGCGGGACGTGATGGACCACTTCGGCACGGAGACGGTGACGCACCCCACCGGCACCATCCGGCGGTTCAAGGTCTTCGACGCGCCGGGCTCCGAGCGGGACGGCCGGGTGGCCGGCCAGGAGGAGGTGCAGAACGCCATCTACCGGCTGCTCGGCAACTTCGTGCGCGCCGGCCGCATCAACAAGCTCATCCTCCTGCACGGCCCCAACGGCAGCGCCAAGTCCACGCTCGTCAACGCCCTCAAGGAGGGCATGGAGGCGTACTCCCGGCAGCCCCAGGGGGCGCTCTACCGCATCGCCTGGGTCTTCCCGTCCGAGAAGCTCATCAAGGGCTCCATCGGCTTCGGCGAGCGTGCCCCCGGCCAGGAGGAGGTGACCACCTACGCGCACCTGGAGGCGGAGTCCATCGACCTGCGGATGCCCTGCGAGCTGAGGGACCACCCGCTCTTCGCCGTCCCGCCCGGCGAGCGCCGGAAGCTCCTGGAGTCCGCCCTCAAGAAGAAGGGCCTGGGCACGGGGGACGGGGAGACGGGCGACTTCATCCTCTCCGACTACGTGCGTGACGGCGAGCTGTGCTCCAAGTGCCGCCGCATCTACACCGCGCTGCTCAACTCGTACGGCGGGGACTGGCTCAAGGTCATGCGCCACGTCCAGGTGGAGCGCTTCTACGTGTCGCGCCGCTACCAGGTGGGCACGGTGACGGTGGAGCCGCAGATGAGCGTGGACGCCATGGTCCAGCAGATCACCGCGGACCGCACCCAGCTCAACGTGCCCGCGCCGCTGCACAGCACCGTGCTCTACGAGCCGCACGGCCCCCTGGTCCACGCCAACCGGGGGCTCATCGAGTACGCGGACCTGCTCAAGCGCCCCCTGGAGGCCTTCAAGTACCTGCTGGGCTTCAGCGAGACGGGCGAGGTGCCCCTGGAGCCCTTCGTCCTCCAACTGGACGAGGTGCTCATCGCCTCCGCCAACGAGAAGCACCTGGGCGCCTTCAAGGAGCTGCCGGACTTCGCGTCCTTCAAGGGCCGCATCGAGCTGGTGCGCGTGCCCTACCTGCGCCGCTACCGGACGGAGCAGCAGATCTACGACGCGCAGATAACGTCCACCACCGTGGGCAAGCACGTGGCGCCCCACGCCACCGAGCTGGCCGCCATGTGGGCCGTGCTCACCCGCCTGAAGAAGCCCATTCCGGACCGCTACCCCAACGACGTGAAGGAGCTCATCGACCACGTCACCCCGGTGGAGAAGCTGCACCTTTACGAGGAGGGCGCGCCCCCGGACCGGCTCAGCCTGGCCAACACCAAGGAGCTGCGCAAGCTGCGCGAGGAGCTGTTCACCGAGTCGGACGCGTACCCCAACTACGAGGGCCGCTCCGGCGCCAGCGCGCGCGAAATCAAGACGGCGCTCTTCAACGCCGCGCAGAACCCCGACTACAAGTGCCTCAACGCCCTGGCCGTGCTGGAGGAGCTGGACGCCATCTGCAAGGACAAGAGCGTCTACGAGTTCCTCCTCCAGGAGGTGGTGGACGGCTACCACGACCACGAGGCCTTCGTGCGCGTGGCGGAGGCCGAGTACCTGGACCGCGTGGACTCCGAGGTCCGCGAGTCCATGGGCCTGGTGTCGGAAGGGCAGTACCGCGAGCTGGTGGAGCGCTACATCCAGAGCGTCAGCCACTGGGTGCGCGGGGAGAAGATGCGCAACCGCGTCACCGGTGAGAACGAGAAGCCGGACGAGCACCGGATGGCGGAGCTGGAGGCCATCATCATGCCCAAGGGCGAGGACCCCGCTGAGTTCCGCCGCGGCCTCATCTCGTCCATCGGCGCGCACCGCCTGGACAACCCGGACGCGACGATGGACTACCCGCGCATCTTCCCGGACATGTTCCGGCGGCTGCGAGATCACTACTTCGAGGAGCGCAAGCGGGTGCTGCGCAAGAACAAGGAGAACGTCCTCAAGTACCTCTCCGAGGACCGCGGCCAGCTCACCCCCCGCGAGCAGACGCAGGTGCAGAGCACGCTGAAGACGCTCGCGGAGCGCTACGGCTACTGCGAGTTCTGCGCGAAGGACGCCATCCTGTTCCTGATGAAGAAGCGCTACGGGTGAAGAACGCGGGGCCATGAGCGGGCAGGCGGCCGGGGCCACGCCGGTCGTCTGCTTCCAATGCCGGAGAGGGCCCGGGATGATTCGAGCTGCAAGTGGGTTGCAGCCTCGTAGGTCGTCCCCCTCTACCGGAGAGTCGATGAGCCGCTTCTTCCTGGGCGTCCCCGCCCTGCTCACCCTCGTGTCGTGCGCCAGTGCTCCCTCGCAGCAGGCCTCCAGCGCTCCGGCGCCCCAGGCGGCCCCGGTGGTGGAGCGCGTCCTGGCGGCGGTCGAGGCCGCGCGTCCGTCCCGCAAGGAGATGGTGCGGCGCATCCTCCCGCACAACGTCCGGCTGCAGGTGGCCGAAGCGGGCAAGGCGCGCAGCACCGCGTCCGGCGTCGTGGTGGGCACCGAGCGCGACGAGAAGGGCGGGGTGGTGGCGTGGGTCGTCACCAACGCGCACGCGGTGGAGCTGGGCCACCTGAAGGACCCCGTCCTGCGGGTGATGGTGGACCGGCGGGGCGACGTGCTCGAGCACACCGGCGAGGTGGTGGCGAAGGGCCAGGTGCCGGACCTGGACCTGGCGCTGGTGCGCGTGACGGGCCTGGACCTGCCGGCGGTGGAGCTGGCGGATGACGCCGAGCTGGAGCTGGGCGAGGACGTCGTCGTCGCCGCGTCGCCCTTCGGCCGCGCGCTGTCGCTGTCCGGCGGCATGCTGTCCCAGGTGGAGTGGGACCGCGAGACGAAGCGCCCGAAGATGGTGAAGACGGACGCGCCCATCGGCTATGGCGCGTCCGGCGGCGGCATCTTCAGCCTGGAGACGGGCCGGCTGCTGGCCATCGTCGAGGGCTACCGCACCGCCAAGGTGGACTTCGAGGTGCAGGAACAGAACTACAGCTTCGACGTGCCCATGCCCGGCGAGACGTTCGCCGCGCCCAGCGCCAAGGTGCGCCAGTTCCTCCAGGCCAAGGGCTTCGGCCGGCTCATCCAGCGCCCCGCGGCCACCGAGGGCGGCGTCGCCCAGGCAGCGGGCCGCTAGCCGCCGCGCAGGACCGGAGCCCCGACAGCCGACACCGGCTCCGGCCGAAAGCTCGACAGCGTCCGGGGCCAGGGTACATCCGGCCCCGGAGGTGCGGGATGTCCGGACGTGTTTCGTGGGACCAGTACTTCATGGACATCGCGAAGCAGGTGGCCACGCGGGCCACGTGTGATCGCAAGCATGTGGGCGCCGTCATCGTCCGTGGGCGCACCATCCTGTCCACCGGCTACAACGGCTCCATCCGCGGCCTGCCGCACTGCGACGACGTGGGCCACATGATGGAGAACGGCCACTGCGTGGCCACCGTCCACGCCGAGGCCAATGCCATCATCCAGGCGGCCACCAACGGCGTCAGCATCGACGGGGCGACCATCTACACCACCGCCAGTCCCTGCTGGCCGTGCTTCAAGCTGATCGCCAACGCGGGCCTGGTGCGCATCGTCTTCGGCGAGTTCTACCGGGATCCACGCATCTTCGAGTACGCCGGCCGGCTCAAGCTGGACCTCGTCGGCCTGGGCGAGGCCGCCAGGCCCCCTGCCAGCGGACTGTGACGCGGACCTCCGTCCTGCGCCGGACATCGCGCGGGGCGGAGTGATCGCCACACGCCGGAAAACGTCTGCTGAAGGACACTCGGGAGCTCATTCAAGTGGGCGTCCCTCCACGGGAATTTGCCGCTTCCGGCAAGAATTACCGACCCAGGGTTGACGTTCCGAAAGGGGCTCCCTAACTCTTGGCTCCGGTAAGGGCGGCGGCGTGGCGAGGCGAAAAATTCCCGAGGAGTTACCGTTGGTTAGCTCGACGGCAGTGTCGAATAGCGCTCCCTCCGTGCAGGATGTGACGGATCCCGTGGTGGGCGCGGCCCGCTATGGCGCGGTCCCCACGCTGATGGACAGCCTGCTGCACGACGTGAGGAACCCGCTCAACGCGCTGGCCATCCACCTGGAGGTCCTGTCGGAGAAGCTGAAGGCGGAGACCGGCCAGGTGCCGCCGTCGCAGGAGAAGAACCTCAAGGCCATGCGCGAGCAGATCCAGCGCGTGGACGGCATCCTCCGGCTGTTCTCCGACTTCGTCGTCCACCGCGGCGGTGCGCCGGGCGAGGCCGACCTGTCGGACACCACCACGCGGGCGCTGGGCGTGCTGTCCCACGAGAGCCGCAAGCGCCGGGTCCAGGTGCAGGTGGGCGTGGAGGCCGGGGTGCTGGTGCGGCTCGGGGACACGTCGGAGCTGGGCTTCTTCATCATCCAGGCGCTGCTGCGCGCCTTCCGCAGGGCGGAAGGGGGCGGCTCGGTGCGGGTGATGGTGCGCGCGGACGGCGGGGCGGCGGTGCTGGAGGTGGAGGACTCCGCGGGTGCCACCGCCGAGTCCATGCCGGATGCGGTGGCGGCCCTGGAGCTGCGCTGTGCGCAGCTGGGCGTGGAGCTGCACCTGCGGGGCGGCCACTGCCGCCTGGTCTTCCCCCGGGCCTGAGCGCCGTGCTGGCGGCTCTCGCTCCGGGTTTCGATTTCGCTTCAGACAACTTCGCGTCACGACGCAGTACGGGAGGTCTTCATCTTGGGTAGCGCACGAATCCTGGCCGTGGATGACGAACGCGACACGTGCGAGGCGCTGGCAGAGATGCTCAGCACCTGGGGTCACAAGGTCGAGATCGCATTCGACGGGCACGACGCACTCCGCAAGGCAGGAGAGTTCAGACCGGACGTCGTCCTGTCGGACCTGGCCATGCCGGAGACGGATGGCCTGTGGCTCCTGCGCAACCTGAAGGAGGAGCTGCCGGACTGCCCGGTGGTCTTCCTCACGGGGCGCGGAACCATCGACGCGGCCGTGGAGGCCATCCGCGAGGGAGCCTACGACTTCATCGTCAAGCCGCTGGACACCGCGCGGCTCAAGGTCTGCATCGACCGGGCGCTGGAGAAGAAGGAGACGATGCGCGAGGTGCAGACCTTGCGCAGGCGGCTGAAGCAGCTCGGCTCGTCGGACCTGATCGCCCAGTCGGCGAACATGCGCAAGGTCATCGAGCTGGTGGAGAAGGTGGCCCCGTCGAAGGCCAGCGTGTCCATCAGCGGCGAGTCCGGCACTGGCAAGGAAGTGGTGTCACGCGCGGTGCACAACCTGTCGCTGCGCCGGGACAAGCCCTTCATCGCCATCAACTGCGCGTCCATCCCCCACACGCTCATCGAGTCCGAGCTGTTCGGCCACGAGCGCGGCGCCTTCACCGGCGCGGATCAGCGCCGGCCCGGCGTGTTCGAGATGGCGCACGGCGGCACCCTGTTCCTGGACGAGCTGGGGGAGATTCCCCTGGAGCTGCAGGCCAAGCTGCTGCGCGTCCTGGAAGAGGGGCGGCTGCGCCGGCTGGGCGGCAAGGTGGAGATCGAAGTCGACGTGCGCGTGCTGTGCGCCACCAACCGCGACCTCAAGCAGGAGATCAAGAACGGGCGGTTCCGCGAGGACCTCTACTTCCGCCTCAACGTGTTCCAGATCCACCTGCCGCCCCTGCGCGAGCGGCGCGAGGACGTGCCCATCCTGGTCCAGCACTTCGTGGACAAGTACCGCGGGGATTCCGCCAAGCGTGTGAGCGGGGTTCACCCGGAGGCCATGGAGGTCCTGAAGAACTACGACTGGCCGGGCAACATCCGCGAGCTGCGCAACGCGGTGGAGCGCGCGGTGATCCTCTGCGACGGGGAGCTGATCACCCGCGAGCACCTGCCGCCCGACATGGCGGGCAAGGCCCCGGAGCGCCACACCTTCCGGCTGCCCTTCGGGCTGAGCCTGGACGCGGTGGAGCGGGAGTACATCCTCGGCAGCCTCCAGCGGAACGGGAACAACAAGGCCCGCACGGCCGAGGTGCTCGGGGTGAGCGAGAAGACGCTCTACAACAAGCTCAATCGGTACGCCGCGGAGGCTCGCGCCCAGCAGAACCCCGTCCGGGATGGAGGCCCGCTCGGCGGGCAGGGGAGCGACGGGCCCCTGGGCGCGAACAGCATGGTCGTCCGCTGACCTGACGGGTAGGAAATCCCCTCCGGCTTCCGCATTCCTGGCGGGGCTCGGAGGGGGGGCTGTCAGGGGCTCCCCCCGACCTCGAAACCCCGCGTCAATTCTTGACTTTTGACCTCTGGGCGGGGGATTCTGCGGTAATCTCCCACCCACAGGGAGGGCCCGGCCGCAGAGGTTACGCATCGGGCAACTCCGACGCCTTCTTCTCTGGCTGTCCAGGAGTCTGCATCAGTGCCGCCGGGGGGGCACAAGGAAGGCCACAACCCAATGAGCGACGCGCGAGTTCTCCACTTCTTCGGCGGCAAGGGCGGGGCAGGCAAGACCACGCTCGCGGCAGCGTACGCGTTGCGGTTGTCGGAAGATGCGCCGAAAGAACGGGTGCTGCTCGTCTCGTTGGATCCGGTGCGCTCCCTGTCGGACCTGCTGAAGAAGAAGCTCTCCGCGAAGCCGACGAAGCTGGTGCCGGGCAAGGGCGAGGGTGGCGTGTGGGGCCTGGAGCTGGAGCCGGCCGCGCTGATGAAGCCCTTCCTGGCGGACTACCTGCCCGCGCTGGCGAAGGCCGCGAACAAGGGCCAGCACATCTCCGACGAGGACATGGGCAAGCTGTACCAGCAGGCCGTGCCGGGCCTGGAGGAGCTGGTGGGGCTCTTCCACGTGGTGGGGCTGCTGGAGGGCAAGGACAAGGAGTTCGACCGCATCGTCGTGGACGCGTCGCCGACGAGCCACACGCTGCGGCTGTTCGACCTGCCGGCGGGCCTGCGCAAGTTCCTGGGCTTCGTGAAGGCGGGCGGTGAGAAGCCGGCCACCTCGGGCAAGGGCAAGAAGGCCGCCGAGGCCGCCGCGGAGCCGGGCTTCCTGGAGCAGGTGGGCGCGAAGGCGGAGAAGCTGCTGGCGCTCGTGAAGGACCCGGCGCGCACGGCCTTCCACCTGGTGGCGCTGGCGGAGCCGGTGCCCGAGGCGCAGACGCGCATGCTCTTCACCCAGCTGCGCGAGCGCGGCATCCCGGTGACGGAGATCATCGTCAACCAGGTCGAGGACCGCGACGGCTGCCCGGCGTGCCAGGGCCGCCGGGGGCTGCAGGCGCCGCACGTGCGCAAGTTCCAGGCGCTGGACAAGGCGGTGCCGGTGCACCTGCTGGGCCGGCGCGAGGTGGCGCCCCGCGGGCTGGACGGGCTGGCGCTGTTCGCCAAGGCGTGGGCGGGTGGCAAGGAGACGAAGGCGCTGGAGTTCGCCGCCGCGGAAGGTCCGCCGGCGCTGGTCCGCGCGCCGTCCATGCCTCCCATCGCCGCGCCGCCGCTGCCTCCCACGCGGCTCATCTTCTTCGTGGGCCAGGGCGGGGTTGGCAAGAGCTCCTGTGCCGCCGCGGCCGCGGTGACGCTGACGGAGAAGGAGGGGCCGGTGCTCCTCATCTCCACGGACCCGGCGCACTCGCTGTCGGACGTGCTGCAGAGCCGGCTGACGGACACCGAGACGCAGGTGAAGGGCACCAAGGGCCTGTACGCGCGCGAGCTGGACATGGCCGGCTGGTTCAACGCCCTGCGCAAGCGGGTGAAGGAGAAGGCGGAGAAGGCCTTCGAGGGCGCGCCCAAGGCGGGCAACGACGTGCCGGCGGACCTGGTCTACCTGCGCAACCTGCTGGAGTGCGCGCCCCCGGGCATCGACGAGCTGGCGGCGCTGTCCTGCCTCACGGACGCGCTGGTGCAGGAGCGCTTCAAGCGCATCGTCGTGGACTCGTCGCCGGTGGTGACGTCCGTGCGCGTGGTGGAGCTGGCGGAGACGGCCAAGGCCTGGCTGGGCACGCTGCACACCGTGCTGAGCAAGCACCGCGCGAAGGGCCTGGGCGAGCTGGCGGACGACATC is from Pyxidicoccus xibeiensis and encodes:
- a CDS encoding carotenoid oxygenase family protein; its protein translation is MREADSAMKNPAAPALPEELPADPRQPDGHGYPGLNVPPGLRPGMPRNTMTTSPVEYVDEPLKVLAGALPPDLQGHVFVAGPSVHAGSPALASDGLVLRLDFLGGGAKFTSATMRTPSYYARQSVDAGATARGPLTRYLNQFRDTTLADVSLTLGVQETPNTAPFLVEGEKMLLVTTDAGRPWAIHPKTLEAYTPLGYRREWKTAIPAPWAFPLLQSTAHPAFDPEPAQPISPESPNQQRPRLFFTNHGPKWPLGAGYTQLVSWDTWENRLHHWKLIDAATGKPVVTASLHQIAATRDYVILLDSNFPINFWQIASQAVAPWLPGSKRLVEWLTAEPSYPQAVFWVVRRADLRPSPGTMDAEDPPAIMAHRFQSGGGGLHFAAVYENPDDVITLVAGHSPTEDLSHSLEEGELLINGNRVQDWQVGMPTAVPVTRSSLGVHKIDMKRLRIQSALYSHDDFTWGLTVFSNAGLVNGELETHLRMNHTPVNEVVPREELALYFNSDGFTADMVPEALYQLYKPIVGDRDSLPIQEGRAASFFKFYVHSGRFEGYVLPTGWFGFAPQFVPSARFPAVSHWKGYVVALVVSDPTPDLPADSTGDEVWIFDSQDIAKGPICRLGSRNFDIGMTLHTTFLPTGLLAELDGHDPNQAPYRVDVEKDFDLEEIEKTYLEWPETLLPRVPRALFAPWRLGVRWALNFPKLREVLEQDVYPHFPKRR
- a CDS encoding protein kinase domain-containing protein; its protein translation is MSERQTIGGRYVLERKLAGGGMGTIWVALDPKLQRRVAVKLMASHAAPAPLSRQQFEWEAQAIARLQNPHVIQVHDCDLSGDTPYIVMELLEGEDLEALLNRRGRLSLAMVERLLTQSTRALTAAHAAGVIHRDLKPANLFLARTASGELVKVLDFGLALLMSGGAAKPHPEEGMAGTPRYMSPEQLRGIEPRLDHRCDLWALAVVAYRALTGQHPFPLESLRQMRLGNAPPPAPAPSSLVPELGAEMDAFFARALDPDPARRFQSAHELASAFTSRVEAGRPSRPAKILVVDDEPDVVVLMEQSFRKQIRRSVYEFLFAADGEEALEQLRQHPDTQVVLCDINMPRMDGLTFLSRIGEVTSLTRVVIVSAYGDMNNIRTAMNRGAYDFITKPIDFPDLEATLVKTLKHVRELRSTVRSTEENGLLRMFVPGGVLERLPPLLQGSDALAGERVEGTVVFIDVDAFTPVFHQEAPAESLRRLNANFEAIVPELLSRGGTVDKFVGDAVMTVFRGPGHVDRAMEACLSIRRQLGTLADRGGEHAPYAHGVCIGLDSGDLVSGSVGAKASGRLDFTVLGDVVNTAARLAALASRGQVLVSARARERSREPFEYTPLGEQLVPGVGTPMELFALVRREGDSRVAPDEPTPFVASEPPEEPGTPGLAALPSR
- a CDS encoding Hsp70 family protein — translated: MHKEPIIGIDLGTTNSCAAIVEDSGNVKLIPYKGGEYTIPSIFAIDDKGNELIGYEAKRQWQLNPRNTVYGSKRLVGKPFSSDVVDTMKKVVAYNMRPGKKNDVTLDVGKKEFTLQEISAKVLGKIREVASNYLKMPIKRAVVTVPAYFNDRQRQTVKDAGKLIDLEVVRIINEPTAAALAYGVGKNLKEKVVIYDLGGGTFDVSIIEIRDRVFEVKSTGGDVFLGGIDFDNAIIHHVLKDFAAKTGIDLATDPVAMQRIKDLAERTKIDLSARDEVPFNIPFITMTAQGQPLNIEMKFTRKMLEQLTNQLVDRTLQMVARVLVDSGLSTKDVDEVMLVGGQTRMPIVQDRLTKFFGKPPSKGVHPDEAVAIGAALYAHSLQDDTNLRIQLLDVIPMAIGLEKAGGAFHVVFPRNAPIPNAKQLLATTSVDNQTELAVRIYQGDNELVARNDLLGEFTFSGIQQARAGTVQVEITFDVNIEGILTMRARDPATGREMKTTVRVT